The Schistocerca serialis cubense isolate TAMUIC-IGC-003099 chromosome 10, iqSchSeri2.2, whole genome shotgun sequence genome includes a region encoding these proteins:
- the LOC126424571 gene encoding dachshund homolog 1-like translates to MVFSLVLIKVALPSRPPVSHAVAQANVNSGPRVEASPGVPSSSSSSSSSSGTGGGGGGGGGGGGGTSTLGVSASVGVGSVHSNATSSGGKSVASGTVNCIANTVPLPARAAAVENSGKTAATTTSSATRHVSTSPVTSSGTVRTAVTLVNFVSQASAGAAARAKYRTTIATG, encoded by the coding sequence GTTGCGTTGCCTTCTCGGCCTCCTGTCAGCCATGCTGTAGCCCAGGCAAATGTGAATTCTGGGCCTCGAGTGGAGGCATCACCTGGAGtcccaagcagcagcagcagcagtagcagcagcagtggcactggaggtggtggtggtggtggtggtggtggtggtggcggcactAGCACTTTGGGTGTGAGTGCGAGTGTGGGGGTGGGCAGTGTTCATAGCaacgccaccagcagtggtggcAAGAGTGTTGCCAGTGGCACTGTCAACTGCATTGCCAACACCGTGCCCCTGCCTGCCCGGGCTGCAGCTGTTGAGAATTCTGGCAAGACTGCCGCCACCACCACGAGTTCCGCCACGCGGCACGTCTCCACGTCACCAGTGACGAGCAGTGGCACAGTGCGGACGGCAGTCACACTGGTCAACTTTGTTAGCCAGGCTTCTGCAGGTGCTGCTGCCAGGGCGAAATACCGGACCACGATAGCGACAGGTTAG